A portion of the Paenibacillus hamazuiensis genome contains these proteins:
- a CDS encoding extracellular solute-binding protein translates to MKSGKALTTAMAIAVGLTTVLAGCSSTEGNSAASGTGGSGGGSGSSAGSKVTIKMMHLWPAGSSATQNKIVGDIIKDYQTSHPNVTIEQEILENEQYKNKMKVLSTSNALPDVGMTWAAGYMEPYVKGDMFAPVDDLLQGELKDKFVKGTTEAYAFGGKTYALPVELNIVPVYYNKAIFAKYNLQPPKTYEEFKTIVKTLASNGVTPIALGNKDRWTGSLWYMYLADRIGGPDALKKAIDRSGSFNDPSLIRAAQEITGLVDMNAFNKGFNGLSNDEGKTEFMNSKAAMYMMGTWELPNYTTNKDVPQSFKDQIGFFKFPTVDGGKGNVDSWVGGPGVGLFVANNSKVKDEAKKFVSFFVQKWGELAISEAGVIPATKVDTSKVKLPQLYIDLLNELNKSSNLTLFADVQMKPASAEVHLNMIQALFGKAATPEEFAKKHEESLAKEAGK, encoded by the coding sequence ATGAAATCGGGAAAAGCGCTTACAACAGCTATGGCAATTGCAGTCGGACTGACGACGGTGCTTGCGGGCTGCTCGAGCACGGAGGGAAATTCGGCGGCAAGCGGGACGGGCGGAAGCGGCGGAGGCAGCGGTAGCAGCGCAGGCTCCAAGGTGACGATCAAAATGATGCACCTATGGCCTGCAGGAAGCTCGGCCACGCAGAACAAAATCGTGGGCGACATCATTAAGGATTACCAAACTTCACATCCGAACGTGACGATCGAACAGGAGATTCTCGAAAACGAGCAGTATAAAAACAAAATGAAGGTGTTGTCCACCTCCAACGCTCTTCCCGATGTGGGAATGACATGGGCGGCCGGTTACATGGAGCCGTATGTCAAAGGCGATATGTTTGCCCCGGTCGACGACCTGCTGCAGGGCGAGCTCAAGGACAAATTCGTCAAAGGCACTACCGAAGCTTATGCGTTTGGCGGCAAAACGTATGCGCTTCCCGTCGAGCTGAACATCGTTCCGGTTTATTACAACAAGGCGATTTTCGCCAAATACAACCTGCAGCCTCCGAAGACGTACGAGGAGTTCAAAACGATCGTCAAGACGCTCGCCTCAAACGGCGTCACCCCTATTGCTCTGGGCAACAAAGACCGCTGGACCGGCTCATTATGGTACATGTATTTGGCTGACCGCATCGGCGGGCCGGACGCGCTCAAAAAAGCGATCGACCGCAGCGGATCGTTTAACGATCCGAGCCTCATCCGCGCCGCTCAAGAAATTACCGGGCTGGTCGACATGAACGCTTTTAATAAAGGCTTTAACGGCCTTTCCAATGACGAAGGGAAAACCGAATTCATGAACAGCAAAGCCGCCATGTATATGATGGGCACGTGGGAGCTGCCGAACTACACGACCAACAAGGACGTGCCGCAGTCGTTCAAGGACCAGATCGGATTTTTCAAATTCCCGACGGTGGACGGCGGCAAAGGCAACGTCGACAGCTGGGTCGGAGGACCGGGCGTAGGACTGTTCGTCGCGAACAACTCAAAGGTAAAGGATGAGGCGAAAAAATTCGTCAGCTTCTTCGTGCAAAAATGGGGAGAGCTCGCCATCTCCGAAGCCGGCGTCATTCCGGCCACGAAGGTGGACACCTCCAAGGTGAAGCTGCCGCAGCTGTACATCGATCTGCTTAATGAGCTGAACAAGTCGAGCAATCTGACGTTGTTTGCCGATGTCCAGATGAAGCCGGCATCCGCGGAGGTGCACTTGAATATGATTCAGGCGCTGTTCGGCAAGGCGGCGACACCGGAGGAATTCGCGAAGAAACACGAGGAATCGTTGGCTAAAGAAGCCGGTAAATAA
- a CDS encoding response regulator, with product MIHKEKTILVVDDEPLTRTGIGKTLEAWSAGRHHIVCAGSGAEALAILNGRPVHLLITDIRMPELSGLDMVEKLRSQGQKLVVIVISGHPDFQYAQTAIQLGVVNYLLKPIHKRKLLDAVEQALRIEEDREWVEALEKMADPLLMSAKQERQYSAPIQQAVRYVEANLRAPLGMREVAGHIHLNPSYFSALFKEQTGLTFSEYVARSRLQKAKELLIQTRLPIADISEQVGYQTAKYFIKLFKEYEGKSPSQYRKEVAGDEGKI from the coding sequence TTGATACATAAAGAAAAAACGATTCTTGTCGTGGACGACGAACCGCTCACCCGAACCGGGATCGGGAAAACGCTGGAGGCTTGGTCGGCGGGCCGCCACCACATTGTATGCGCGGGCAGCGGGGCGGAGGCGCTGGCGATTTTAAACGGCCGGCCGGTTCACCTGCTCATTACCGATATTCGGATGCCGGAGCTGAGCGGACTGGATATGGTGGAGAAGCTGCGCTCCCAGGGGCAGAAGCTGGTTGTGATCGTCATCTCGGGGCACCCCGATTTTCAATATGCGCAGACCGCAATTCAGCTCGGGGTCGTCAACTATTTGCTCAAGCCGATCCATAAACGCAAACTGCTGGATGCCGTCGAGCAGGCTCTGCGAATCGAAGAAGACCGCGAATGGGTGGAGGCTCTGGAAAAAATGGCGGATCCGCTCCTGATGAGCGCCAAGCAGGAGAGGCAGTACAGTGCGCCCATACAGCAAGCCGTAAGGTACGTCGAAGCAAATTTGCGGGCGCCGCTCGGCATGCGCGAGGTAGCCGGCCACATTCATCTGAACCCGAGTTATTTCAGCGCGCTTTTTAAAGAACAGACCGGACTCACCTTCAGCGAATACGTCGCGCGGAGCCGGCTGCAAAAAGCGAAAGAGCTGCTGATCCAGACGCGGCTGCCGATTGCCGATATTTCGGAGCAGGTCGGATATCAGACGGCCAAATATTTTATCAAGCTGTTCAAAGAATACGAAGGGAAGAGTCCGAGCCAATACCGCAAGGAGGTCGCCGGCGACGAAGGCAAAATCTAA
- a CDS encoding sensor histidine kinase, which yields MWHRAAKWNTLRNQMLAGFVSVMIVVLVCAGVITFQSASTLLKNKAEKQIKQTAIQANGRLEALVNQIETLTTQAVNDSLLQQLMLSTANGKTASFGQRQSLMQTANKIQAYSSGVSSVEVYTKDHLRLYPLDDQRLSDRVGGEWIDLAEKEKGKLVWIGIDPKDPESVLAIRRINLIDQWFSSGGYLLVRLERSYFQYQAGFSDEGHPEIMLLTDASAKPVVASGPMRADLGELAGADSQTVTWEGQRYILVKQRSEQTGWMLMILYPLSDITEGISVLRLAIIAAGAVGSLLFIILSFLLSTMITRPLKKLMRAMRNTRQGVLTPNSAVSFTSEINDLNATYNQMVDHINGLIKLVYEKEMLQSRTELQALQAQINPHFLYNTLEALYWSLQEKEQEELADLVIAMSELFRYVIGVADKDEWVTVGEELEHVERYLSIMSVRFGSRLTWDIRVEHGCRTVSMPKLLIQPLVENAIVHGLEGKTRQGTVVVTAAWSPSDGRAVRIAVNDDGPGMEEARCREVQEAMASGRALPGKGKGMGLSNVQRRLQLYYAPPGAGGHGLSIRSEPGRGTTVSFDIPAEEEGIHFDT from the coding sequence GTGTGGCATAGAGCGGCAAAATGGAATACACTGCGCAATCAGATGCTGGCCGGATTCGTTTCCGTCATGATTGTTGTTTTGGTTTGCGCCGGCGTCATCACCTTTCAGTCAGCCTCGACTCTATTAAAAAATAAAGCCGAGAAACAGATAAAACAAACGGCGATCCAGGCGAACGGTAGATTGGAAGCGCTTGTCAACCAGATCGAGACGCTGACGACGCAGGCTGTGAACGATTCGCTTTTGCAGCAGTTGATGCTGTCCACCGCAAACGGGAAAACGGCAAGCTTCGGGCAAAGGCAATCGCTCATGCAGACGGCAAACAAGATACAGGCTTATTCGAGCGGGGTCAGCAGCGTTGAAGTATATACGAAGGACCACTTGCGTCTTTACCCGCTGGACGATCAAAGATTGTCGGACCGGGTGGGAGGAGAATGGATCGATCTGGCGGAAAAAGAAAAGGGCAAGCTTGTTTGGATCGGCATCGACCCGAAAGATCCGGAGTCCGTTCTGGCCATTCGCCGCATTAACTTGATCGATCAATGGTTTTCGAGCGGGGGATACTTGCTGGTTCGGTTGGAAAGGAGTTATTTTCAGTATCAGGCGGGTTTTTCGGACGAAGGGCATCCGGAAATCATGCTGCTCACCGACGCTTCGGCGAAGCCCGTCGTGGCGAGCGGGCCGATGCGGGCCGATTTGGGCGAGCTCGCCGGTGCCGATTCGCAAACGGTGACGTGGGAAGGTCAGCGGTACATCCTGGTCAAGCAGCGTTCCGAGCAAACCGGATGGATGCTGATGATCTTATATCCGCTCAGCGATATCACCGAGGGGATATCCGTATTGCGTCTGGCTATCATTGCAGCCGGGGCGGTAGGCTCCCTGCTGTTTATCATCTTATCGTTTCTCCTTTCGACCATGATTACGCGCCCGCTCAAAAAGCTGATGAGGGCCATGCGGAATACGCGGCAGGGCGTACTGACGCCGAATTCCGCCGTTTCCTTCACATCGGAAATCAATGATCTGAATGCGACATACAATCAGATGGTCGATCATATCAATGGGCTGATCAAGCTCGTTTACGAGAAGGAAATGCTGCAAAGCCGGACGGAGCTGCAGGCGCTGCAGGCGCAGATCAACCCGCATTTTTTGTACAACACGCTGGAAGCGCTGTACTGGTCGCTTCAGGAGAAGGAGCAGGAGGAGCTGGCCGACCTGGTGATCGCCATGTCCGAGCTGTTCCGCTACGTCATCGGGGTGGCGGACAAAGACGAATGGGTGACCGTCGGCGAAGAGCTTGAGCATGTCGAGAGATACTTGAGCATCATGAGCGTACGGTTCGGCTCCCGCTTGACGTGGGACATCCGGGTGGAGCACGGCTGCCGCACCGTCAGCATGCCCAAGCTGCTCATTCAGCCATTGGTGGAAAACGCTATCGTTCACGGGCTCGAAGGAAAGACGCGTCAAGGAACCGTTGTCGTCACCGCCGCATGGTCGCCATCGGACGGCCGCGCCGTACGGATAGCGGTGAACGATGACGGACCGGGCATGGAGGAGGCGCGCTGCCGGGAAGTCCAGGAAGCGATGGCTTCGGGCCGCGCCCTGCCCGGGAAAGGAAAGGGCATGGGCCTATCCAATGTGCAGCGGCGTCTTCAGCTGTATTATGCGCCGCCCGGCGCCGGCGGTCATGGGCTAAGCATCCGCAGCGAGCCCGGGCGCGGGACGACGGTCAGCTTCGATATTCCGGCCGAAGAGGAGGGGATTCATTTTGATACATAA
- a CDS encoding aromatic ring-hydroxylating oxygenase subunit alpha yields MLNDPVVTNDWHAVIFAADLNETPRQVILMGERIVLFRSDGVARAFKDLCIHRGAALSLGKVQGGCLVCPYHGWSYDGSGRCVSIPQLPKGSAIPPKAQAAAYACAERYGIIWVSLNEQADTGKIPIYEEADDPSFHTVPCGPFPLQAAAPRVVENFLDVSHLAFLHEGYLGDSGHPEISPHGVRMDNGRIISDEIGVYQPDPDGRGLPMVNYYVYEVLRPLTARLKKTNKETGETFSMLFAALPEGERTTSVFILVSRNYAFDMPDDDYRQFQKLIIEQDAAVVESQRPELLPLDLQEELHLRSDRISIAYRKWLAELGVKLGTSM; encoded by the coding sequence ATGTTGAACGATCCGGTAGTGACGAACGATTGGCATGCGGTCATCTTCGCCGCTGACTTGAACGAAACGCCAAGGCAGGTCATCCTCATGGGGGAACGTATCGTATTATTCCGGTCGGATGGGGTTGCCCGAGCGTTTAAAGACCTGTGCATCCACAGAGGGGCCGCCTTATCGCTTGGAAAGGTACAGGGCGGCTGTCTGGTTTGCCCGTATCACGGCTGGTCGTACGACGGCAGCGGCCGCTGCGTGTCGATCCCCCAGCTGCCGAAGGGCTCGGCGATCCCGCCCAAGGCGCAAGCGGCGGCGTATGCTTGCGCCGAGCGGTACGGCATCATATGGGTCAGTCTGAACGAACAAGCCGATACGGGCAAAATTCCCATCTATGAAGAAGCGGACGACCCGTCCTTCCATACCGTCCCGTGCGGCCCTTTTCCGCTTCAGGCCGCCGCTCCGAGGGTCGTGGAAAACTTTCTGGATGTGAGCCATTTGGCCTTTCTGCACGAAGGGTATTTGGGGGATTCCGGGCATCCGGAAATTTCGCCTCACGGAGTGCGGATGGATAACGGCCGCATAATTTCGGATGAGATCGGCGTATATCAGCCCGACCCGGACGGTCGTGGTCTCCCGATGGTCAATTACTACGTGTACGAAGTGTTGAGGCCTCTCACCGCAAGATTGAAGAAGACGAATAAAGAAACGGGCGAAACGTTCTCGATGCTGTTTGCCGCGCTGCCCGAAGGGGAACGGACAACGTCGGTTTTCATTCTCGTATCGCGCAATTATGCCTTCGATATGCCCGACGACGATTACCGGCAATTCCAGAAGCTCATTATCGAGCAGGATGCAGCCGTCGTCGAAAGTCAAAGGCCGGAGCTGCTCCCGTTGGATTTGCAGGAAGAGCTGCATCTGCGTTCCGACCGGATCAGCATCGCATACCGGAAGTGGCTGGCGGAGCTTGGTGTGAAACTGGGGACTTCAATGTAA
- a CDS encoding ABC transporter substrate-binding protein, whose product MIRRLFHGSLTTVMVLFTLLVGCSPAEKPAASQQTDKPASGVSPEKKLVPITQVTNWFAEPEHGGQYAALAKGYYKEAGLDMKIQSGGPQISHIQIVASGKAQFGMAQADEILLARDQGIPVVALAAIFQKTPQAIMFHKGEPIKSFEDLNGRLSIIASGSAYWEYIKKAHKLDKVSEMAYTGQMAPFINDKTAVIQSYITSDPFTMKKQNLDVDFLMVHDSGYQPYAGVLFTTEKYLKENPEIVKGYIQASMKGWNYYKTNYEEINPDIGKANPDLSKEWMTFGAEAEMPLIFGGDAEKGGVGTMTKERWYALSSQLFEIGLLKKQEPVENTFTTQFLSGGK is encoded by the coding sequence ATGATAAGACGTCTGTTCCATGGATCTTTAACGACCGTCATGGTGTTATTCACGCTTTTGGTTGGCTGCTCGCCGGCAGAGAAGCCCGCGGCATCGCAGCAAACGGATAAACCGGCGTCCGGCGTAAGTCCGGAGAAGAAGCTGGTCCCGATTACGCAGGTAACGAATTGGTTTGCTGAGCCGGAGCATGGGGGGCAATACGCCGCTTTGGCGAAGGGGTACTATAAGGAAGCCGGACTTGATATGAAGATCCAGTCGGGAGGGCCGCAAATTTCGCACATTCAGATCGTCGCCTCCGGCAAAGCGCAGTTCGGCATGGCCCAGGCGGATGAAATTTTGCTGGCCAGAGATCAAGGGATTCCGGTCGTTGCGCTGGCCGCTATATTCCAGAAGACCCCGCAGGCTATTATGTTCCATAAAGGAGAGCCGATCAAGTCGTTCGAGGATTTGAACGGGAGGCTGTCGATTATCGCATCCGGGTCCGCTTACTGGGAATATATCAAGAAAGCTCATAAACTGGATAAAGTCAGTGAGATGGCATATACCGGACAAATGGCCCCTTTCATCAACGATAAAACGGCGGTCATCCAAAGTTATATCACATCGGATCCGTTCACGATGAAAAAGCAAAATTTGGATGTCGATTTTCTTATGGTCCATGATTCCGGATATCAGCCGTACGCAGGCGTCTTATTTACAACCGAGAAATATTTGAAAGAAAATCCCGAGATCGTCAAAGGATATATTCAAGCGTCCATGAAGGGCTGGAACTATTACAAAACGAACTATGAGGAGATCAACCCGGATATCGGCAAAGCGAATCCGGATTTGTCCAAGGAATGGATGACATTCGGAGCGGAGGCGGAAATGCCGCTCATTTTCGGAGGCGATGCGGAGAAGGGCGGGGTGGGAACGATGACCAAGGAGCGCTGGTACGCACTGTCCTCGCAATTGTTCGAGATCGGACTCTTGAAGAAGCAAGAACCGGTTGAAAATACATTTACGACGCAATTTTTAAGCGGCGGCAAATAA
- a CDS encoding carboxylesterase/lipase family protein, whose protein sequence is MLRVVKVENGIVQGLPAADPRITSFKGIPFAAPPVGENRWRAPQPAKDWEGVWKAFDFAPASMQVRQKIDVNNIYTREWAVDPDIPMDEDCLYLNVWTPANSPDEKLPVFVWYFGGGLQVGHPAEMEFDGERIARRGIVVVTINYRLNVFGFLCHPEITAEAPEAPANFGHLDQQAATQWVKRNIAAFGGDPDNITIGGQSAGGGSVMSQLTSPQNEGLFQRAIIQSGVITPLYPGGRMPRVRRNLAEAEQEGVKFFEFLGVPSLAEARKLDAEYLRDKMLEYNKGFGFWGTVVDHVFSVGNAFELFLENKRWMVPVLWGHTSSEFFSVPNVETLEEFRQLAAQMFGDDADEFLALCQAQSDNIDEIVKNASVSGFEYAIRIASQASADTGANIPLYYYNFDAEIPGWDKPGTFHSVDLWFFFETLAKCWRPFVGKHYDLARQMCNYWANFIRTGDPNGKDSTDEVMPQWDPYTPEAPYGMVFKDKPEFVREQPGDLMKFLVKQYFKKKGEQSNETGKR, encoded by the coding sequence ATGCTTAGAGTGGTGAAAGTTGAAAACGGCATAGTTCAGGGGCTGCCCGCTGCCGACCCCCGTATAACAAGTTTCAAAGGTATCCCATTTGCCGCACCGCCCGTAGGCGAAAACCGCTGGCGTGCCCCACAGCCCGCAAAAGATTGGGAAGGTGTATGGAAAGCATTCGATTTCGCGCCGGCCTCGATGCAGGTAAGGCAAAAGATCGACGTAAATAACATTTATACCAGGGAATGGGCTGTAGATCCGGACATTCCCATGGACGAAGACTGCCTCTACCTGAATGTTTGGACTCCGGCAAACAGTCCCGATGAGAAGCTGCCGGTTTTTGTATGGTACTTCGGCGGCGGGCTGCAGGTCGGTCATCCGGCTGAGATGGAGTTTGACGGCGAACGCATCGCCCGCAGGGGAATTGTGGTGGTAACGATTAACTACCGCCTGAACGTGTTCGGATTTTTATGCCATCCTGAAATAACGGCGGAAGCTCCGGAAGCTCCCGCAAACTTCGGCCACCTTGATCAGCAGGCCGCGACGCAATGGGTCAAACGCAATATCGCGGCTTTTGGCGGCGATCCCGACAACATTACGATTGGCGGACAATCTGCCGGCGGCGGAAGCGTCATGAGCCAGCTCACTTCGCCTCAGAACGAAGGCCTCTTTCAGAGGGCAATTATTCAGAGCGGTGTCATAACCCCGCTTTACCCGGGAGGCCGCATGCCTAGAGTTAGACGCAATCTGGCGGAAGCCGAACAAGAGGGCGTGAAATTTTTTGAGTTTCTTGGAGTTCCCTCCCTTGCAGAAGCCCGTAAGCTTGATGCGGAATATCTCCGCGACAAAATGCTGGAATATAATAAGGGGTTCGGGTTTTGGGGGACCGTTGTTGACCATGTGTTCAGCGTAGGCAATGCATTTGAGCTTTTCCTTGAAAACAAGCGCTGGATGGTACCGGTGCTTTGGGGCCACACTTCCTCCGAATTTTTCAGCGTCCCGAATGTCGAGACACTTGAGGAATTCCGGCAACTGGCCGCCCAGATGTTTGGCGATGATGCCGACGAGTTTCTTGCGCTTTGCCAGGCTCAGTCGGACAACATAGATGAAATAGTGAAAAATGCTTCCGTGAGCGGTTTCGAATATGCGATCCGGATTGCCTCGCAAGCGAGTGCGGATACCGGAGCCAATATCCCGCTGTATTATTACAATTTTGATGCGGAAATACCGGGATGGGATAAACCCGGAACATTCCATTCGGTGGATCTCTGGTTCTTTTTTGAGACCCTCGCCAAATGCTGGAGGCCTTTTGTCGGCAAACATTATGATCTCGCCCGCCAGATGTGCAACTACTGGGCTAACTTTATCCGCACCGGGGATCCGAACGGGAAGGATTCCACGGATGAGGTTATGCCGCAGTGGGATCCCTACACTCCCGAGGCACCGTACGGAATGGTTTTCAAAGATAAACCCGAGTTTGTCAGGGAACAACCTGGCGATTTAATGAAATTCCTTGTGAAACAATACTTCAAGAAAAAAGGGGAACAATCTAATGAAACTGGTAAACGGTGA
- a CDS encoding alpha-L-arabinofuranosidase C-terminal domain-containing protein produces the protein MIKKAKVTVHPDYKIGKVDKRLFGAFLEPIGSWVYGGIYNPKHPTADDMGFRRDVIDAVKEFDLPALRFPGGNWVSGWDWKDSIGPVENRKAQLDLAWFQIEPNIIGHDEYLEWTRRVHTEPMYTINLGTEGIKSAAHLVEYSRHTGGTYWSDLRKRYGHPDPYPIKTWYLGNEMDGHWQIGSWEKDPVGFGIRTHEVSKMVKWIDNKAETVFAGTSDHYKHFPEWEMAALEMCYESVDYVSLHHYHSAPEGDIANYLNISSVFEDYIKTTVAICDYLQTKLRTPKKMYISFDEYGCNFGRQGEVLFGRRGWQDVTKSYSQFAPRDNVFTRYDPENYVERRFGSHQMLNALAMASVLLTFLRHADRIKIGCMTGGIRNALAFNGAHVWKNAAYYPYYQMNKLTRDGISILPVVDGPTFNTEQFALTGSNQCHAYENVQAIEAAVVQNEEMGVVYIFMINRAIGDDIEVSLDVRGFDGYKLVEHTEMYTDDLEKGNSFENQDAIKPMKNTETKMESGKVTAMTKKLSWNVIRLVK, from the coding sequence ATGATAAAAAAGGCAAAAGTGACTGTACACCCGGATTATAAGATAGGCAAGGTGGATAAACGTCTGTTTGGCGCTTTTCTCGAGCCGATCGGCAGTTGGGTCTATGGAGGCATCTATAATCCGAAGCACCCGACGGCGGACGACATGGGTTTTCGACGGGATGTCATAGACGCTGTCAAGGAGTTTGATCTTCCGGCCCTTCGTTTTCCCGGAGGCAACTGGGTTTCGGGCTGGGACTGGAAAGATTCCATCGGACCGGTTGAAAACCGTAAGGCGCAGTTGGACCTGGCGTGGTTCCAGATTGAGCCGAACATTATCGGCCATGACGAGTATTTGGAATGGACCAGGCGTGTCCATACAGAACCGATGTACACCATCAATCTCGGTACGGAAGGTATCAAAAGCGCCGCACACTTGGTGGAGTATTCCCGTCATACCGGCGGCACATATTGGTCCGACCTGCGCAAGCGGTATGGGCACCCCGACCCCTATCCCATCAAGACCTGGTATCTTGGAAATGAAATGGACGGCCATTGGCAGATAGGCTCCTGGGAAAAAGACCCTGTCGGCTTCGGTATTCGCACCCATGAGGTTTCCAAGATGGTCAAATGGATTGACAACAAGGCGGAAACCGTTTTTGCAGGCACCTCCGACCATTATAAGCATTTCCCCGAATGGGAAATGGCGGCGCTTGAGATGTGCTACGAATCGGTCGACTACGTATCCCTGCACCACTACCACTCCGCGCCTGAGGGCGACATCGCCAACTATCTCAACATTTCCTCCGTATTCGAAGACTACATCAAGACAACCGTCGCCATTTGTGACTATCTGCAAACCAAGCTGCGTACACCTAAAAAAATGTACATCTCCTTCGACGAATACGGCTGCAACTTTGGGAGGCAGGGCGAGGTTCTCTTCGGGCGCAGAGGCTGGCAGGATGTTACCAAGAGCTACTCTCAATTTGCTCCCAGAGACAATGTCTTTACAAGATATGACCCGGAAAATTATGTAGAGCGCAGGTTTGGTTCCCATCAGATGCTGAATGCCCTTGCCATGGCCTCGGTGCTTCTGACCTTCCTGCGTCATGCGGACCGGATCAAGATAGGATGCATGACCGGCGGCATTCGAAACGCCCTTGCATTTAACGGTGCACATGTGTGGAAGAACGCGGCATATTATCCCTACTATCAGATGAACAAGCTAACCCGCGATGGCATTTCGATCCTGCCCGTGGTCGACGGCCCGACCTTCAACACCGAGCAATTTGCCCTTACAGGCTCCAATCAGTGCCATGCCTACGAGAACGTTCAGGCTATAGAAGCCGCCGTTGTGCAAAATGAGGAAATGGGCGTGGTCTACATCTTCATGATCAACCGGGCAATCGGGGATGACATCGAGGTCAGCTTGGACGTTCGCGGCTTCGATGGTTATAAGCTCGTCGAGCATACGGAGATGTACACCGATGATCTGGAAAAGGGGAATAGCTTCGAAAATCAGGATGCGATAAAACCCATGAAAAATACCGAAACCAAGATGGAAAGCGGCAAAGTGACAGCCATGACCAAGAAGCTTTCATGGAATGTGATTCGCCTTGTGAAATAG
- a CDS encoding carbohydrate ABC transporter permease, with the protein MAGVKPAFKRAYHHNQIQTLDIVLLVILTFFAIAIILPFINVAAISFSTQQEYLKKTVLLIPTEITFENFKALFEDGRIWVGYRTTLLLLVLGLPLNMFLTTSMAYGLSRPDFPFKRFFVYFVVVTLLFHGGIVPMYLLMKQLKLINTIWSVVLAYGVNSFYLIIMMNYFMSLPISLMESAKLDGASEWRILFNIILPLSMPIIATILLFYAVDRWNEWFNAMIFIRKGNLVVLQLALRSIVIDSQISQQMNISNVQTDVKFSEGMKMAAVIVTMIPIMCVFPFLQKHFVKGMLVGAIKA; encoded by the coding sequence ATGGCGGGGGTTAAACCAGCATTTAAAAGAGCTTATCATCATAACCAAATACAGACGTTGGATATTGTCCTGTTGGTTATTCTCACATTTTTTGCGATCGCGATCATTTTGCCGTTTATCAACGTTGCCGCCATATCTTTTTCAACACAGCAGGAATATTTGAAAAAAACGGTATTATTGATACCGACGGAAATTACATTTGAAAACTTCAAAGCCTTGTTTGAAGACGGACGCATTTGGGTGGGGTATCGCACAACATTGCTGCTCCTTGTATTAGGATTGCCGCTCAACATGTTTCTGACCACCAGTATGGCTTATGGGCTTAGCCGCCCCGATTTTCCGTTTAAACGATTTTTCGTTTATTTTGTTGTCGTTACGCTGTTGTTTCACGGCGGTATTGTCCCCATGTACCTGTTAATGAAGCAGCTGAAATTAATCAATACAATTTGGTCTGTTGTGCTTGCCTATGGAGTTAATTCATTTTATTTAATCATCATGATGAACTATTTCATGTCGTTGCCGATATCGCTTATGGAGTCGGCCAAGCTTGACGGGGCAAGTGAATGGCGGATCCTCTTTAACATCATATTGCCTTTATCCATGCCTATCATTGCGACAATCTTATTGTTCTATGCCGTGGACCGTTGGAACGAATGGTTTAATGCCATGATATTCATAAGGAAAGGCAATCTTGTTGTCCTGCAGCTTGCTTTAAGGTCTATTGTTATCGATTCCCAGATCAGTCAGCAGATGAACATTTCGAATGTACAAACCGATGTAAAGTTTTCGGAAGGTATGAAAATGGCAGCCGTCATTGTAACGATGATCCCTATCATGTGTGTATTTCCTTTTTTGCAAAAGCATTTTGTCAAGGGGATGCTGGTAGGTGCAATTAAGGCTTAA